One window from the genome of Alkalihalobacillus sp. LMS6 encodes:
- a CDS encoding multidrug efflux SMR transporter, giving the protein MAWAILILAGILEVIGVNGIQRYIQGNKVSGILFVVFGFAISLTLLALAMETIPLGVAYAVWTGMGTVGSALLGMFFYNESRDQKRIFFLSLIVVAVIGLRVVSG; this is encoded by the coding sequence ATGGCGTGGGCAATTCTCATTTTAGCAGGGATACTTGAAGTAATTGGTGTAAACGGAATTCAGCGCTACATTCAAGGAAACAAGGTTTCTGGCATTCTGTTTGTTGTATTTGGTTTCGCAATTAGTCTAACGTTATTAGCATTGGCGATGGAGACTATTCCACTAGGCGTAGCTTATGCCGTATGGACAGGCATGGGCACAGTCGGAAGTGCCCTCTTAGGCATGTTCTTCTACAACGAATCTAGAGACCAAAAACGAATTTTCTTCTTGTCACTCATTGTTGTTGCGGTGATTGGCTTGAGAGTTGTATCCGGATAA
- a CDS encoding alpha/beta family hydrolase — protein sequence MKKWMKRILLLLSSIILLLIIAFFTWTQFTYDRTDIQGIQLSEPLPIEDDWIVYTAEDAEVGIVLYPGAKVEPDAYAYAAQELSKQGITVAVPSVTLNLSILDRSKANEIIDQDPDLDWYIGGHSMGGAAAAMYADEHLDEISGLILLGAYAASNDDLYQSSLPVLSLFGSEDGLSTPEKIEDTRENLPPTTDYIEIEGGNHAYFGVYGEQSGDGDADITVVEQQEMLIEEVVSWIDNHL from the coding sequence ATGAAAAAATGGATGAAACGGATACTCCTTCTACTGTCTTCCATTATCCTTCTATTGATCATCGCTTTTTTTACTTGGACTCAATTCACATACGACCGAACCGACATTCAGGGGATTCAACTATCGGAGCCACTTCCTATAGAAGATGATTGGATCGTTTACACTGCAGAAGACGCGGAAGTTGGAATCGTTCTTTATCCTGGTGCAAAAGTTGAGCCTGACGCCTATGCTTATGCAGCACAAGAACTTTCAAAACAAGGGATAACAGTAGCTGTTCCTTCTGTGACTCTTAACTTATCCATTTTAGATCGTTCCAAAGCCAATGAAATTATTGATCAAGACCCTGATCTTGATTGGTATATCGGTGGTCATTCTATGGGTGGGGCAGCCGCTGCTATGTACGCTGATGAGCATTTGGACGAGATAAGCGGTCTCATACTATTGGGAGCTTATGCGGCAAGTAATGACGATTTGTATCAATCCTCTTTGCCTGTCCTATCCCTTTTTGGATCTGAAGACGGCTTAAGTACGCCAGAAAAAATTGAAGATACACGCGAAAATCTTCCACCTACCACCGACTATATTGAAATAGAAGGCGGAAATCATGCTTATTTTGGCGTGTACGGTGAACAATCTGGGGATGGCGATGCGGACATAACTGTAGTCGAGCAACAAGAAATGTTGATTGAAGAGGTTGTTTCATGGATAGATAATCATCTTTAA
- a CDS encoding DUF3291 domain-containing protein → MVVSVTRLHIRSVRHLPIFAWLTLRSHFQIKKANGLIKSSYQKEGFFTYWTMSIWESTEDMKAFRNRSAHLEAMKRSRQLADELQYVRFEVKTPDVKWEACKERLHQSYARQDKRGGLS, encoded by the coding sequence ATGGTTGTATCGGTTACAAGACTACATATAAGAAGTGTTCGACATTTACCTATTTTCGCTTGGTTGACGCTGCGATCCCATTTTCAAATAAAAAAAGCAAACGGGTTAATCAAATCTTCTTATCAAAAAGAAGGATTTTTCACCTATTGGACCATGTCGATTTGGGAGTCTACCGAGGATATGAAAGCATTCCGTAATCGGAGTGCACACTTGGAGGCAATGAAGCGCTCACGCCAATTAGCGGATGAATTGCAGTATGTCCGTTTTGAAGTGAAAACACCAGATGTAAAGTGGGAAGCGTGCAAAGAGCGACTGCATCAATCATACGCAAGACAGGATAAAAGAGGCGGTCTAAGCTAG
- a CDS encoding GNAT family N-acetyltransferase, translated as MYNPRINLPIKHEEVPSLREKIGWARRDQDFPALLERCNFWVGVRNEHQELIGFGYVCGMGLEHGYLEDIMVHPHYQGNGIGVKLVKALLVEADAFGLEIVTVSYGADKQNFYEKCGFTHGGGGVWSHS; from the coding sequence ATGTACAATCCTAGAATAAATCTACCAATAAAACATGAGGAAGTTCCCTCATTAAGAGAAAAGATAGGTTGGGCTAGAAGAGATCAAGATTTTCCTGCTTTACTTGAGCGTTGTAACTTTTGGGTAGGGGTAAGAAACGAACATCAGGAGTTAATTGGGTTCGGTTATGTATGTGGAATGGGCTTAGAACACGGTTATTTAGAAGACATCATGGTACACCCGCACTATCAAGGAAATGGAATTGGTGTCAAACTCGTCAAAGCACTTTTAGTCGAGGCGGATGCATTTGGATTAGAGATTGTAACAGTCTCTTATGGTGCCGATAAACAGAACTTTTATGAAAAATGTGGATTTACTCACGGTGGTGGAGGAGTTTGGAGTCATTCGTAG
- a CDS encoding multidrug efflux SMR transporter codes for MWILVIIAALFEIGWATGLKYANDATTWTLTIIAIIISFSLLIKAATTLPTSTVYAVFVGLGTVGTVAVDILFFGVALNIGVILFVALLLTGVLGLKMVTGKQKEVNE; via the coding sequence ATGTGGATTTTAGTCATTATCGCCGCTTTATTTGAAATCGGCTGGGCAACGGGATTAAAGTATGCAAACGACGCGACGACTTGGACATTAACAATCATTGCGATTATCATCAGCTTCAGTTTACTCATTAAAGCCGCAACAACTTTACCGACAAGTACTGTCTATGCCGTGTTTGTTGGCCTAGGTACGGTTGGTACGGTCGCCGTAGATATTCTATTTTTCGGTGTAGCTCTTAACATCGGCGTCATCCTTTTTGTCGCTCTGTTACTAACTGGTGTTCTAGGGTTAAAAATGGTTACAGGAAAACAGAAGGAGGTTAATGAATAA
- a CDS encoding sodium:alanine symporter family protein, with translation MFEDGFALELPFLEGIVNPVNDIIWTYILIGLLIIAGLYFTIRTKFVQIRMFPEMFRVITEKRSSKTGVSAFQAFTISAAARVGTGNITGVALAITVGGPGAVFWMWIIAAVGMATGFIESTLGQLYKEKDGDRYRGGPAYYIHKALGKRWLSILFVILIVSCFGMIFNALQVNTITDSFQTAFDTNRLLMALILAAVTAVIIFGGVKRIVKVTQLVVPFMAVAYMGVALYIIFVNIDQIPGVFSLIFSEAFGITQAVGGGFGAAIMEGARRGLFSNEAGMGSVPNAAAAANVSHPAKQGLFQSLGVFFDTMLICSSTAFIILLSSGYMDVDGEGATITQFAMSQHIGDWASAFVAIALLFFAYSSVLGNYYFGETNIEFLKNGARFLPIYRVAFIIMGILGGIATVELIWTMADLFMALMAIVNITVILLLTKKAVILLQDYTEQRKQGKDPVFYSSKYPEIKNTDCWGDDEESR, from the coding sequence ATGTTTGAAGATGGATTTGCTTTAGAGTTACCTTTTTTAGAGGGGATTGTTAACCCAGTTAACGATATAATTTGGACATACATACTAATTGGTTTACTTATTATTGCTGGATTATATTTTACTATCCGTACAAAATTTGTTCAGATTCGCATGTTCCCAGAGATGTTCCGCGTCATCACAGAAAAACGGAGCAGTAAGACAGGAGTTTCCGCTTTCCAAGCCTTTACGATTAGCGCCGCAGCTAGAGTGGGAACCGGTAATATTACAGGTGTTGCCCTCGCCATTACAGTAGGTGGACCTGGTGCGGTTTTTTGGATGTGGATCATTGCAGCTGTCGGTATGGCAACAGGTTTTATCGAAAGTACGCTTGGTCAACTTTACAAGGAGAAAGATGGCGATCGCTATCGCGGAGGTCCAGCTTACTACATACATAAAGCATTAGGAAAACGCTGGCTAAGTATCTTGTTTGTCATTTTAATCGTTTCTTGTTTTGGAATGATTTTTAATGCTTTGCAGGTCAATACCATTACCGATTCCTTCCAAACCGCTTTTGATACAAACCGCTTGCTTATGGCACTTATTCTAGCGGCAGTCACAGCCGTTATTATTTTCGGCGGGGTCAAACGAATTGTGAAAGTAACGCAACTTGTTGTTCCTTTCATGGCAGTTGCGTATATGGGGGTTGCACTTTACATTATTTTCGTCAATATAGATCAAATACCTGGCGTATTTTCGTTAATTTTCAGTGAAGCATTTGGTATTACACAAGCAGTCGGAGGCGGCTTTGGTGCGGCGATTATGGAAGGTGCACGAAGAGGGTTGTTCTCAAATGAAGCTGGTATGGGAAGCGTGCCAAATGCAGCCGCTGCGGCAAATGTTTCGCACCCAGCAAAACAAGGGTTATTCCAATCACTTGGTGTGTTTTTTGATACGATGCTCATTTGTTCTTCTACCGCATTTATCATTCTATTATCATCTGGTTACATGGATGTCGATGGAGAAGGTGCAACGATTACTCAATTTGCGATGTCGCAACACATTGGAGATTGGGCAAGTGCATTTGTTGCCATCGCCCTACTATTCTTTGCGTATAGTTCTGTCTTAGGGAATTATTACTTTGGTGAAACCAACATTGAGTTTTTAAAGAACGGTGCTCGCTTTTTACCGATTTACCGAGTTGCATTTATCATTATGGGAATTCTAGGTGGTATTGCGACAGTTGAACTTATTTGGACAATGGCAGATCTATTCATGGCTCTAATGGCTATTGTCAATATCACTGTTATATTGCTACTCACAAAGAAAGCCGTTATTTTGCTTCAAGATTACACCGAACAACGGAAACAAGGAAAAGACCCCGTTTTCTATTCTTCTAAGTATCCAGAGATCAAAAATACAGATTGCTGGGGCGATGATGAAGAAAGTCGTTAA
- a CDS encoding spore germination protein translates to MQTLAEIEHFFLQELHNAKDVVIQPFMYQKQNGLVIYLDSLVDEQWLERALFDSMMKTKDQHVPLKENITALTVEEFKSAEECLPFCWIGYGIVVVESNPLQFLALKTPLTRTRAIEEPFNERALRGAHEGFIEDLTINISMVRKTARVEGLVIHTEIVGQSLKKEVAMMYIDGKADTAIVKNIENKLKAIDEDLISSPGTLNELLQGSKKSVFPQILYTERPDTVVGNLMEGRIVLFIEGNPTALILPVSFFSFMQSVDDYNVHFVLGSFLRVIRMIALFISILLPSLYISLVAFHFEVIPQPLIISVKSSLQNIPYPPLIEALIMEFTIELIREAGLRLPAPIGQTIGIVGGLVIGEAVVNAGLVSNIMIIVVAVTAISSFVIPSPEMGSIIRLSRFPLMLAAATFGLIGVVLSFFVILMHLIKLESFGTPYLSPIAPFNRKGIKDAIVRFPTWLIQRHTFTSSTKPLNGDQKR, encoded by the coding sequence ATGCAAACATTAGCAGAAATAGAGCACTTTTTTCTTCAAGAACTGCATAATGCCAAAGATGTAGTCATCCAACCTTTTATGTATCAAAAACAAAATGGTTTAGTGATTTATTTGGACTCGTTAGTAGACGAGCAGTGGTTAGAACGGGCTTTATTTGATTCAATGATGAAAACGAAAGATCAACATGTGCCATTAAAAGAAAATATAACGGCGCTTACTGTTGAGGAATTTAAGAGCGCTGAAGAATGTCTCCCGTTCTGCTGGATCGGATATGGAATTGTTGTAGTTGAATCAAATCCATTACAATTCTTGGCTTTGAAAACACCATTAACACGAACGCGTGCGATTGAAGAACCGTTTAATGAGCGGGCATTAAGAGGCGCTCATGAGGGATTTATAGAAGATTTAACGATAAACATTAGCATGGTACGGAAGACAGCTCGTGTAGAAGGGCTAGTCATTCATACTGAAATTGTTGGGCAGTCGTTAAAAAAAGAAGTCGCCATGATGTACATAGATGGGAAAGCAGATACCGCAATTGTAAAGAACATAGAGAATAAATTGAAAGCAATCGATGAGGATTTAATCAGCTCTCCAGGAACCCTTAATGAGCTTTTACAAGGGTCAAAGAAATCGGTTTTCCCACAAATTCTTTATACAGAACGGCCTGATACGGTTGTTGGAAACTTGATGGAGGGGCGGATTGTTTTGTTTATAGAAGGCAATCCGACAGCCTTAATCCTGCCAGTATCGTTTTTTAGTTTTATGCAGTCAGTAGACGATTACAACGTTCATTTTGTATTAGGAAGTTTTTTACGTGTTATTCGTATGATTGCCCTCTTCATCTCTATATTGCTGCCATCACTGTATATTTCACTCGTTGCGTTTCACTTTGAGGTTATCCCTCAGCCATTAATTATATCTGTAAAAAGTTCGCTTCAAAATATTCCGTATCCGCCACTTATTGAAGCGTTAATTATGGAATTTACGATCGAGCTGATTCGAGAGGCGGGTCTGAGGTTACCAGCGCCAATAGGTCAAACCATTGGAATTGTTGGAGGGTTAGTCATCGGTGAAGCGGTTGTGAATGCCGGCTTAGTTTCAAATATCATGATTATCGTCGTGGCAGTAACAGCAATTTCGTCCTTTGTCATCCCAAGTCCAGAGATGGGTTCAATTATAAGGTTGTCTCGATTTCCTTTAATGCTAGCAGCCGCAACGTTCGGATTAATCGGAGTCGTACTGTCATTTTTTGTTATTTTGATGCACTTAATAAAGTTAGAATCTTTTGGTACTCCTTACTTATCCCCTATCGCACCGTTTAATCGAAAAGGGATAAAAGATGCCATCGTCCGATTTCCAACATGGCTCATTCAGCGTCATACATTTACGTCTTCTACTAAGCCATTGAATGGAGATCAAAAAAGATAG
- a CDS encoding endospore germination permease encodes MEPPASTLGRTQLFWFFVHAQIGVGVFSLPNHIYHYAQSDGWLSLLLAGVIVQIVIYLLYLLHKRYPHDSIFAICEKVFGKWIGKVFIALLIVYFFMLAGLVLKGFTQLIAIWILTKTPESIFMILFLAACLPMLFSSLKNIGRMLVLTAPIVLTIPVVAGYAFIYGDYLHLLPIGVADMSGITKGLFASMFAINGFIVVSVVLPHVDGSPKQKFKVLSAAHWSVTFIYVIVLMTSFLTFSHGEMKLLPEPFLYMIKSFSLTIIERLDLIFLSFWSISIITTYVIFIYCGAIGMMRLFRTSRYHLVVLVLVLLTAVIKFLPTTINEFSELVSYINKPSAYLTFLLPVVLVLLSIGKKKEAKL; translated from the coding sequence ATGGAGCCACCAGCATCTACATTAGGAAGGACACAGCTATTTTGGTTTTTCGTTCACGCACAAATTGGCGTTGGCGTGTTCTCTTTACCTAATCATATTTATCACTATGCACAATCAGATGGTTGGTTATCGTTACTTCTGGCAGGTGTGATTGTTCAAATAGTCATTTATTTGCTTTATCTCCTTCACAAACGTTATCCGCACGATTCCATCTTTGCGATTTGTGAAAAAGTCTTTGGGAAATGGATTGGGAAGGTTTTTATTGCGTTATTAATCGTTTATTTTTTCATGTTGGCGGGTCTTGTATTAAAAGGATTTACTCAGCTTATTGCTATTTGGATTTTGACCAAAACACCAGAATCCATTTTTATGATTCTTTTTCTTGCAGCATGTTTACCGATGTTATTTTCGAGTCTTAAAAACATTGGCCGTATGCTTGTCTTGACCGCTCCAATCGTTTTAACAATTCCAGTTGTTGCAGGTTATGCCTTTATCTATGGGGATTATCTTCATTTATTGCCTATTGGCGTTGCGGATATGTCGGGCATTACAAAAGGTTTATTTGCTTCAATGTTTGCGATTAATGGATTTATTGTTGTATCGGTTGTTCTCCCGCATGTTGATGGTTCTCCAAAACAAAAATTTAAAGTCTTATCAGCTGCGCACTGGAGCGTCACCTTCATCTACGTTATTGTCTTGATGACCTCTTTTCTAACATTTAGTCACGGAGAAATGAAACTTTTGCCCGAACCCTTTTTATACATGATCAAGTCGTTTTCTCTAACGATTATTGAGCGATTAGACTTAATCTTTCTGTCATTTTGGTCCATAAGCATAATTACGACCTACGTAATTTTTATTTATTGTGGTGCCATTGGAATGATGCGGCTCTTTCGCACATCTCGGTACCATCTCGTTGTACTTGTACTCGTTTTGCTCACAGCAGTCATTAAATTTTTGCCAACAACAATTAACGAGTTTAGTGAGTTGGTTTCCTATATTAATAAACCTAGCGCCTATCTAACTTTTTTGCTCCCGGTAGTGTTGGTTCTTTTATCGATTGGGAAGAAAAAGGAGGCGAAATTATGA
- a CDS encoding thiamine-binding protein has translation MSTVLAGIQLLPNLKEDHTGGMIQHSLKLVEESGLKYEVGPLETVIEGDFDSVITLIKSIQEDAIESGASELLSNIKLHYRKDGVSFADKK, from the coding sequence ATGTCAACTGTACTCGCAGGAATACAACTCTTGCCAAATCTTAAAGAAGACCACACAGGAGGAATGATACAACATTCACTCAAGCTTGTAGAGGAGTCTGGTTTAAAGTATGAGGTAGGTCCTTTAGAAACAGTGATTGAGGGAGATTTTGATTCAGTCATAACGCTCATCAAGTCGATACAAGAAGATGCGATTGAATCAGGAGCAAGTGAATTGCTGTCAAACATTAAGCTACACTATCGCAAAGATGGCGTATCGTTTGCAGATAAAAAATAA
- a CDS encoding N-acetyltransferase: protein MIDVQKADDAHIPGIIYVCRAGYRDVSKCILSESYIEKQCETYYNPDRIAKEVGEPTHSWGGYFVALDHGQVVGAAGGGMTKKGTGWLYVIYLDPQRRNEGIGTKLLDAVTQQQKAFGAREQFVTVQRGNVKGIPFYEARGFIFQEEIVSNNLDEEPGAVVYKFRRSI, encoded by the coding sequence GTGATCGACGTTCAAAAAGCTGATGACGCGCACATTCCAGGAATTATCTACGTCTGTCGCGCGGGTTATCGTGATGTTTCTAAGTGCATATTATCAGAGTCGTACATAGAAAAGCAGTGTGAAACGTATTACAATCCTGACCGCATTGCTAAAGAAGTAGGAGAGCCGACACATTCGTGGGGAGGCTATTTTGTAGCCTTAGATCATGGTCAAGTTGTTGGCGCAGCAGGAGGCGGAATGACGAAAAAGGGAACGGGCTGGCTCTATGTCATTTACTTAGACCCACAGCGCCGAAATGAAGGAATAGGTACAAAGCTTTTAGATGCAGTTACACAACAACAGAAAGCGTTCGGAGCTAGAGAGCAATTCGTCACCGTGCAACGAGGTAACGTAAAAGGTATTCCTTTTTACGAAGCAAGAGGATTTATTTTTCAAGAAGAGATTGTCTCAAATAATCTTGATGAAGAGCCTGGAGCCGTCGTGTATAAGTTTAGACGATCAATCTAA
- a CDS encoding Ger(x)C family spore germination protein: protein MRKWGLILLTLILLSGCWDERLVKDINLIYSQALDKTDEELIETTIVTIGGAPNESGAQTASSQEPAIISAVGNTPRDSRMNLDRKVSGELYASKNRVTLLSQALAEENIYSLLDVHYRSPLSTTNARIAVVKGDAKRALYVKTAETPLISDYLGDLLVGSEAVDAIPKASMENVLSALFDNGIDFVLPLLHTIDHENVALEGLALFDNDHMTGQMNADQTLRLMLMDRERLKPQRLNIRVTDNEENRVHNYVTVDVEEKNRELTVTKEASKQFKAHIDVALTLNVVEYPRDTLYIEEHVTKLNDEINNKLQKESEEVLRIIQEANCDYYGIGKQIRAFYYDDWQGMNWEEAYSTTPLTVTINTEVIYHGIVN, encoded by the coding sequence ATGAGGAAATGGGGGTTGATTTTACTCACACTAATCTTATTATCTGGCTGTTGGGATGAGCGGTTGGTAAAAGATATTAACCTTATCTATTCTCAAGCGCTTGATAAGACCGATGAAGAATTAATTGAGACAACGATTGTAACAATTGGTGGAGCTCCTAATGAAAGTGGAGCTCAAACAGCAAGTTCACAAGAGCCGGCAATTATTTCTGCCGTAGGGAATACACCTAGAGACAGTCGCATGAACTTAGATCGAAAAGTATCTGGCGAGCTTTATGCATCTAAAAACCGCGTCACGTTATTAAGCCAAGCATTAGCTGAAGAAAATATTTACTCTTTACTTGATGTCCACTATCGATCGCCTTTATCAACAACAAACGCACGTATTGCTGTAGTAAAAGGCGATGCCAAACGAGCGCTTTATGTAAAAACTGCTGAAACCCCATTGATTAGTGATTACTTAGGGGATTTATTAGTAGGTTCAGAAGCAGTGGATGCGATTCCGAAAGCTTCGATGGAGAATGTGCTAAGCGCCCTTTTCGACAACGGTATAGATTTCGTATTACCTTTATTGCACACCATTGATCATGAGAATGTCGCGCTAGAAGGCTTGGCGCTCTTTGATAATGATCATATGACTGGGCAAATGAACGCAGATCAAACCTTGCGATTAATGTTAATGGATCGTGAGCGATTAAAGCCTCAGCGCCTTAATATTAGAGTAACCGATAACGAAGAGAATCGAGTGCATAACTATGTCACAGTTGATGTAGAAGAAAAGAATAGAGAACTTACCGTGACAAAAGAAGCTTCTAAACAATTTAAAGCTCATATTGATGTGGCGTTAACCTTGAACGTTGTTGAATATCCTAGAGATACGCTTTACATCGAAGAGCACGTAACAAAGTTGAATGATGAAATAAACAACAAGTTACAGAAAGAATCAGAAGAAGTACTCCGTATTATTCAAGAAGCCAACTGTGACTATTATGGAATTGGAAAACAGATAAGGGCCTTCTATTATGACGATTGGCAGGGTATGAACTGGGAAGAAGCGTATTCCACAACGCCACTAACAGTAACGATAAATACAGAAGTGATTTATCACGGGATTGTGAATTAA
- a CDS encoding N-acetylmuramoyl-L-alanine amidase, which produces MVQRTLRFIGIMSVMILFLFLNGERAEASTNVGFVESDAPLNVRDQPSEQGAIIGKLEPGHQVEYFLTSTDWLKITYAGQVGYVNNAFISDAATQSTSQASTEVKQAVVNSSGGLNVRSGPSSSDSIVGQLSGGTQVDYVERQDGWAQVTFNGTTGFIHMDYLQSSSEASPAPAAPVVNTSSNQGNVRVVLDAGHGGNDPGAVANGLQEKQVTKAYKDQVKRTLEADGIDVIETRTGDEFVSLANRVNQANQAQADLFLSIHANSFADPSVGGFETHYYQSSQEATVINREIGRLNSGNQMRGTYQSNFQVLRDSSVPAVLIEVGYLTNQTDAQLVQTNQHQQEVSEAVRRAVQQLY; this is translated from the coding sequence ATGGTGCAACGTACTTTAAGGTTTATAGGAATAATGTCGGTCATGATTCTCTTTCTTTTTTTGAATGGAGAAAGGGCTGAAGCATCGACAAACGTAGGGTTTGTGGAGAGTGATGCACCACTCAATGTGAGGGACCAGCCTTCTGAACAAGGAGCGATCATCGGCAAACTCGAACCAGGTCATCAAGTTGAGTATTTTCTTACGTCAACAGACTGGTTAAAGATTACATATGCTGGACAAGTTGGCTATGTGAACAATGCATTTATTAGCGATGCTGCGACACAATCAACTAGTCAAGCCAGTACAGAAGTGAAGCAAGCGGTGGTAAATTCATCAGGTGGGCTGAATGTTCGATCAGGTCCTAGCTCGTCAGACTCCATTGTTGGACAATTGTCAGGTGGAACGCAAGTCGATTATGTGGAGCGACAAGATGGTTGGGCGCAAGTGACGTTTAATGGAACAACTGGATTTATACATATGGATTATTTACAATCGTCATCAGAAGCGAGTCCAGCCCCTGCCGCACCAGTAGTAAATACGTCATCTAATCAAGGAAACGTTCGCGTCGTGCTAGATGCAGGGCACGGTGGAAACGATCCGGGAGCGGTGGCGAATGGTTTACAGGAGAAACAAGTGACGAAAGCCTACAAAGATCAAGTCAAGCGGACGCTTGAAGCAGATGGCATTGATGTAATTGAAACGCGTACAGGCGATGAATTTGTCTCTCTCGCTAACCGAGTTAATCAAGCGAATCAAGCGCAAGCAGATCTTTTTTTAAGCATTCATGCGAATAGCTTTGCCGATCCTAGCGTTGGTGGATTTGAGACCCATTACTATCAATCTAGTCAAGAAGCGACTGTAATTAATAGAGAAATAGGACGTCTTAACTCTGGAAATCAGATGCGAGGCACGTATCAATCTAACTTTCAAGTGCTTCGAGATTCCAGTGTCCCAGCTGTGCTTATAGAGGTTGGCTATTTAACAAATCAAACGGATGCACAGTTGGTGCAGACAAACCAACACCAGCAAGAAGTGAGTGAAGCAGTTAGACGAGCGGTCCAACAATTATATTAA
- a CDS encoding agmatinase family protein, whose product MKTHGQQALELAMTVSSKEKDRQQEKALTLGLTGSDRITDQSIPTFVRGDQPSYAGLATFLRSPYVEDVSTVGEYDVAFIGAPFDAGTTFRPGTRFGPEAMRSISKLYNSYHFESGVDLKEQLKMADLGDIYSVHHLEKQFDQLSKAINHVVSHQTFPVILGGDHSIAYGTIRGLAEATEGKVGIIQLDRHLDLQEKEMDERMHDTPLFHASQLPNVDPKNMVHIGIGGWQNDIQGAITAKKQGHTVLTMDDVDDLGIDRIIEIALEKAWADGVQAVYLTVDVDCMDSGVSMGTGWPEPGGFLPREVLKLVRGLAKKGLAGLEVVEVSPPYDHNSQTALMGTRIICDVLSSLVKHKHLGT is encoded by the coding sequence ATGAAAACCCATGGTCAACAAGCATTGGAACTCGCCATGACTGTTTCTTCTAAAGAAAAAGATCGCCAGCAAGAGAAAGCTTTAACACTAGGACTTACTGGGTCCGATCGTATAACTGATCAATCCATCCCTACATTTGTAAGAGGGGATCAACCTTCCTATGCTGGTTTAGCTACCTTTCTTAGAAGCCCTTATGTAGAAGATGTGTCCACCGTTGGCGAATATGATGTCGCGTTTATCGGAGCTCCGTTTGACGCCGGGACGACCTTCCGACCTGGAACACGGTTTGGTCCAGAAGCCATGCGTAGCATATCAAAACTTTATAACTCCTACCATTTTGAAAGTGGTGTGGATTTGAAAGAACAGCTTAAAATGGCAGACCTTGGTGATATTTACTCGGTTCATCATTTAGAAAAACAATTTGATCAACTTAGTAAGGCGATCAATCATGTCGTCAGTCACCAGACATTCCCGGTTATACTTGGCGGAGATCACTCCATTGCTTACGGAACCATCAGAGGGCTTGCCGAGGCTACAGAAGGAAAAGTAGGAATCATTCAGTTAGACCGTCATCTTGACTTGCAAGAAAAAGAAATGGATGAACGTATGCATGATACACCACTGTTTCATGCTAGCCAACTTCCGAATGTCGATCCTAAAAATATGGTTCATATCGGTATAGGTGGTTGGCAGAATGATATTCAGGGGGCCATCACAGCAAAAAAACAAGGGCATACGGTTTTGACTATGGATGATGTTGATGATCTAGGGATTGATCGTATTATAGAAATTGCGCTTGAAAAAGCTTGGGCAGACGGTGTACAAGCTGTGTACCTGACTGTTGATGTTGATTGTATGGACAGCGGGGTCTCTATGGGAACTGGCTGGCCTGAACCTGGTGGTTTCCTGCCAAGAGAAGTCCTTAAACTAGTAAGAGGCTTGGCGAAAAAAGGACTCGCTGGATTAGAAGTAGTAGAAGTGAGCCCTCCATATGACCATAATAGTCAAACTGCTTTAATGGGAACACGTATTATCTGTGATGTCTTAAGTTCATTAGTCAAACACAAACACCTCGGAACATAA